A DNA window from Phycisphaerae bacterium contains the following coding sequences:
- a CDS encoding 5-deoxy-glucuronate isomerase, with translation MQSSLFKYRPGIQSGKMQAHVRWDGKASATIFDAADPTVPLDYMSFGVYRLEEGPFELSSADREFVFMPVEGEYDFRIADHHYTGSRAGGPFATLPEKSNASAVYVGRDQTAKLSGNGVMIWFAAPANGVKPAAFVAPGQIEQVSRGKGVWHREVITLAGTSDLSTNLIAGETYSPPGLWSGTPLHTHDKDEPHKGEADLEEIYFHVARNVDGQWGSYAVQLLFDSEGMNQAYLLHNYDAIAIPGGAHPVVAGPTSDVLYFWALASSKPTDLKMKDVPEFGYLHGVAAILDALEQERGRTPVKAERLARMADEQKLDDSGREMLRQHLMERGFRIEY, from the coding sequence ATGCAGTCATCGCTGTTCAAGTACCGCCCGGGCATCCAGTCGGGCAAGATGCAAGCCCACGTCCGCTGGGACGGCAAGGCTTCGGCCACCATCTTCGACGCCGCCGATCCGACGGTGCCGCTGGACTACATGAGTTTCGGCGTCTATAGGCTCGAAGAAGGGCCGTTTGAGCTCTCCAGCGCCGATCGCGAATTCGTGTTCATGCCGGTCGAAGGCGAATATGACTTCCGCATCGCCGACCACCACTACACCGGCAGCCGCGCGGGCGGGCCCTTCGCCACGCTGCCGGAAAAATCCAACGCCTCCGCCGTGTACGTCGGGCGCGATCAGACCGCTAAGCTCAGCGGCAACGGCGTGATGATCTGGTTCGCCGCTCCGGCCAACGGCGTGAAGCCCGCCGCGTTCGTCGCTCCGGGCCAGATCGAACAGGTCAGCCGCGGCAAGGGCGTCTGGCATCGCGAGGTCATCACGCTGGCCGGCACGAGCGACCTGAGCACCAATCTGATCGCGGGCGAGACCTACAGCCCGCCGGGCCTCTGGTCGGGCACGCCGCTGCACACCCACGACAAGGACGAACCACACAAGGGCGAAGCCGACCTGGAGGAAATCTACTTCCACGTGGCCCGCAACGTCGACGGCCAGTGGGGCTCGTACGCCGTGCAATTGCTCTTCGACAGCGAGGGCATGAACCAGGCCTACCTGCTGCACAACTACGACGCGATCGCGATTCCCGGCGGGGCCCATCCGGTGGTGGCCGGTCCGACCTCCGACGTGCTCTACTTCTGGGCCCTGGCGTCGAGCAAGCCGACGGACCTGAAGATGAAGGACGTGCCGGAGTTCGGTTACCTGCACGGCGTCGCCGCGATCCTCGACGCCCTCGAACAGGAACGAGGCCGCACACCGGTCAAAGCCGAACGCCTCGCCAGGATGGCCGACGAGCAAAAGCTGGATGACAGCGGCCGCGAGATGCTGCGCCAGCACCTGATGGAACGCGGATTCAGGATCGAGTATTGA
- a CDS encoding methionyl-tRNA formyltransferase translates to MNRTGITPHHDGTDMAEYGKGETNRIGLKIVYFGTGEFGLPTLQTLILNRAPVRLVVTAPDRPAGRGLKIRHSPIKDLAVDADIPTLQPGDVNDPYTVRHIAEYGADVGLIIAYGQKIGGDLIRVFSKGIINLHASLLPAYRGAAPINWAIIRGERCTGVTAMQINEQIDAGQILGQTELAIGPVERADELHDRLAQTGPKLILKVFRQIENATATPKPQDASKVSKAPKLKKHSGRIDWQAPADEIAHRIRGLWPWPTAKAMYCPQQGKPIEVAFARAEAVGGGQAGESPGTILPDLTVQCGSGRLAVMEIRPAGGKLMNWDAFVNGRHVQPGDRFESVETSESVDVP, encoded by the coding sequence TTGAACCGGACCGGCATCACGCCGCACCACGACGGAACCGACATGGCCGAATATGGCAAGGGTGAAACGAATCGCATCGGGCTCAAGATCGTCTACTTCGGCACCGGCGAGTTCGGTCTGCCCACGCTCCAGACGCTCATCCTCAACCGCGCGCCCGTCCGGCTGGTGGTGACCGCGCCGGACCGCCCAGCCGGGCGAGGCCTCAAGATCCGGCACTCGCCGATCAAGGATCTGGCCGTCGACGCCGATATTCCCACCCTTCAGCCGGGCGATGTCAACGACCCCTACACCGTCCGCCATATCGCCGAGTACGGGGCCGACGTCGGCCTGATCATCGCCTACGGCCAGAAGATCGGCGGCGACCTGATTCGCGTCTTTTCCAAAGGCATCATCAACCTGCACGCGTCGCTGCTGCCCGCCTATCGCGGCGCCGCCCCGATCAACTGGGCGATCATCCGCGGCGAACGTTGCACCGGCGTGACGGCCATGCAGATCAACGAGCAGATTGACGCGGGCCAGATCCTCGGCCAGACCGAACTGGCCATCGGCCCGGTCGAGCGGGCCGACGAACTGCACGACCGCCTCGCCCAGACCGGACCCAAACTCATCCTCAAGGTGTTTCGCCAGATCGAAAACGCCACCGCGACGCCCAAACCGCAGGACGCCTCAAAGGTCAGCAAGGCGCCGAAGCTCAAGAAGCATTCCGGCCGGATCGACTGGCAGGCACCAGCCGACGAGATCGCCCATCGGATTCGCGGCCTGTGGCCATGGCCGACCGCCAAGGCCATGTATTGTCCGCAACAGGGCAAGCCCATCGAGGTCGCCTTTGCCCGCGCCGAAGCGGTAGGGGGAGGACAAGCCGGAGAATCCCCGGGAACCATCCTGCCCGACCTGACCGTCCAGTGCGGCTCGGGCCGGCTGGCGGTGATGGAGATCCGCCCGGCGGGCGGCAAGCTGATGAACTGGGACGCGTTCGTTAACGGCCGCCACGTGCAGCCGGGCGACCGCTTCGAAAGCGTCGAAACATCCGAAAGCGTGGACGTGCCATGA
- a CDS encoding methyltransferase domain-containing protein — protein sequence MKRRDKGVGPNDGGDRPRKQTPGQIRKAIMAEPGIPARFLALEAIQDTTLHALPTDRIGVLAESYKVAGRERRLAHEILAGSIKRRASLDLLIERIGKCRCKSIEPRLLNILRQGAYQLVFLEHVPVFAAVDLSGKLARLYGGERQVAFVNAVLRNIQRATVDRDAVLAPGDEEFILPKTIARGVRFNRRILPPVAEAAEHLAAAYSLPRFLVKRWLTRFDFDRTRQIAAAANARPITVARPNFLKLGSPHQPTEAGQKLARRLADEGCQVHLTGDRGAVEIVEGPPLAELPAFAEGLFQIQDTTAQEIAWRLEPKPDETILDLCAGLGTKTTQLAELTGDRAAIVATDRTGGKLDKLKLNASRLGINSIGVEPIERILSVEYDGRFDAVLVDVPCSNTGVLSCRPEVRWRLKETDIAVLAQVAGELLATALRLVKPSGRIGYSTCSIELEENARAVQRFLNAAKGWRLAADDERLPQADPQSGRAIHDGGYWAILRRDA from the coding sequence ATGAAACGCCGAGACAAGGGGGTTGGGCCTAACGACGGCGGCGACCGGCCGCGCAAACAGACGCCGGGCCAGATCCGCAAAGCGATCATGGCCGAGCCGGGCATTCCCGCCCGATTCCTGGCCCTCGAGGCGATCCAGGACACCACGCTGCATGCCCTGCCCACCGACCGGATCGGCGTGCTGGCCGAGAGCTACAAAGTCGCCGGCCGCGAACGCCGGCTGGCTCACGAAATCCTGGCCGGGTCGATCAAACGCCGGGCCTCGCTCGATCTGCTGATCGAGCGGATCGGCAAGTGCCGCTGCAAGTCGATCGAACCGCGGCTGCTCAATATCCTGCGGCAGGGGGCCTATCAACTGGTCTTCCTCGAACACGTGCCGGTCTTCGCCGCGGTCGATCTGAGCGGCAAGCTGGCCCGTCTCTACGGTGGCGAGCGCCAGGTGGCGTTCGTCAACGCCGTGCTGCGCAACATTCAGCGGGCGACGGTCGACCGGGACGCCGTCCTTGCTCCCGGCGACGAGGAGTTCATCCTGCCCAAGACGATCGCCCGCGGCGTGCGATTCAACCGGCGGATTCTGCCGCCGGTCGCCGAGGCGGCTGAGCATCTGGCCGCCGCCTATTCGCTTCCGCGGTTTCTGGTCAAACGCTGGCTGACGCGGTTCGATTTCGATCGCACGCGGCAGATCGCCGCCGCCGCCAACGCCCGCCCGATCACGGTGGCCCGGCCCAACTTCCTTAAACTCGGTTCGCCCCATCAGCCGACCGAAGCCGGACAGAAACTGGCCCGCCGTCTCGCCGACGAGGGCTGCCAGGTGCACCTGACCGGCGACCGCGGGGCGGTCGAGATCGTCGAAGGCCCGCCGCTCGCCGAACTTCCAGCCTTCGCCGAAGGGCTCTTCCAGATCCAGGACACCACCGCCCAGGAGATCGCCTGGCGGCTCGAGCCGAAACCGGACGAGACCATTCTCGACCTCTGCGCCGGCCTGGGCACCAAGACCACGCAACTGGCGGAACTGACCGGCGACCGGGCCGCCATCGTGGCCACCGACCGCACCGGCGGCAAGCTCGACAAGCTCAAGCTCAACGCCTCACGGTTGGGCATCAACTCGATCGGCGTCGAGCCGATTGAGCGGATCCTCTCGGTCGAGTACGACGGCCGGTTCGACGCCGTGCTGGTGGACGTGCCGTGCTCCAACACCGGCGTGCTCTCATGCCGGCCCGAAGTCCGCTGGCGCCTCAAGGAAACCGACATCGCCGTTCTGGCCCAGGTGGCCGGCGAACTGCTGGCCACCGCTTTGCGCCTCGTCAAACCCAGCGGGCGGATCGGCTACAGCACCTGTTCGATCGAACTCGAAGAGAACGCCCGCGCCGTGCAGCGGTTTCTCAATGCGGCCAAGGGCTGGCGACTGGCGGCCGACGACGAGCGTCTGCCCCAAGCCGACCCGCAGTCCGGCCGGGCGATCCACGATGGCGGCTACTGGGCGATCCTCCGACGCGACGCGTAG